ATTATTTTTTCTTGATCTCCATATAAGGAAAATGATAGCCCAATACTTAAGGGGTGATAGTTTCTTTCATTTGTTGATAACATTTTATAAAGTAGGTCGTAAAAATGTTCCTTACCAGCTCTATTTATTCTATAAACTGTTCGATCAGGTCTATTCGTATCTGTAATGACTTCGACAACGTCTATCATCTTATCTTTATGTAGTTTATCAATGGCATAATATAAAGACCCCTTCTGTAGTTTTATAAGGTGGTCTAAATGCCTTTCAGACATGGTTTGTTTCAGTTCATAAGGGTGTGCATCTTTTTCCATGAGCAGTCCTAAAATGATTAATTTCATTGACATGAAAATACCTCTCTTCTATATCGCTATTCATATTATATAGAGATCTTTTCCATTTGTTCAATAGTAAAAAAAGAGATGGAATCAATCCATCTCTTTCCTCGTTTTTAATGTAGTGAATGTGCTATAAAATTTGCCAAAAATAAAAGAGCGATAATATAGAGAGGTAAGGTTACCTCTTTATGTCGGTTCATGGCAATTTTAATAAGTGGGTATGCAATGAAACCAAATGCCATACCATCAACAATACTATAGGTTAATGGAATAAGTGTAATGATCAAGAATGCTGGAAAGCTTTCTGTGAAATCTTTCAAATTAATGTTTTGGATATTTTGGATCATTAAACCGCCAATTAAGATTAAAATTGGAGCAATCGCACTATCAGGAACTAGTTTAACGAATGGAATAAAGAATAATGAAAGAAAAAACAACATTCCAGTCGTGATCGCTGTTAAACCCGTTCTTCCACCAGCTGTTATTCCAGAGGCGGTTTCTACTGTTGCAACTGTCGGACTTGTACCGAAAATTCCACAAGTAATCGTTGATAGTGAAGTTGATTGTAGTGATTTTTTATACCGTTCTGGCTGGTTAATCATTT
This portion of the Bacillus carboniphilus genome encodes:
- a CDS encoding PadR family transcriptional regulator gives rise to the protein MSMKLIILGLLMEKDAHPYELKQTMSERHLDHLIKLQKGSLYYAIDKLHKDKMIDVVEVITDTNRPDRTVYRINRAGKEHFYDLLYKMLSTNERNYHPLSIGLSFSLYGDQEKIIDIFQKRKKLVISRYNELNEVYKQYHKFIPRPVIHLIKGTLEQMDIEIRMLENLIMDAQNGNLQTFGE